In one window of Paenarthrobacter nicotinovorans DNA:
- a CDS encoding TetR/AcrR family transcriptional regulator encodes MIEQPYHHGKLREALLERAMETIEEAGVEGLSLRQLARDVNVSHGAPAKHFRDKQALIDALAMAGFELMNHRIRTAAESGGTLQERFVSVAKAYVGFAVSRPALLTVMYSTKHHPDSSAELRNTGGQGIEIAQAMIIEAQDAGELAPGDPETLAMVCFVSLHGAALLAAGKHLEGTTVDAMVSATTDTLWAGMAAGVPAAKITQASQAGQRN; translated from the coding sequence ATGATCGAACAGCCATACCACCACGGCAAACTTCGGGAAGCCCTCTTGGAGCGCGCCATGGAAACCATCGAGGAGGCCGGCGTCGAGGGACTTTCCCTCCGCCAACTCGCCCGGGACGTGAACGTCAGCCACGGGGCCCCAGCCAAGCACTTCCGTGACAAGCAGGCGTTGATCGACGCCTTGGCGATGGCAGGCTTTGAATTGATGAACCACCGCATCCGCACAGCCGCGGAGTCCGGCGGCACCCTCCAGGAGCGCTTTGTCAGCGTCGCGAAAGCCTACGTCGGATTCGCGGTTTCCCGGCCCGCCCTGCTGACCGTCATGTACTCCACCAAGCATCACCCGGATTCCAGCGCCGAGCTTCGAAACACCGGTGGGCAGGGAATCGAAATAGCCCAGGCAATGATCATCGAAGCCCAGGATGCCGGCGAACTGGCCCCCGGCGACCCCGAAACGTTGGCCATGGTGTGCTTCGTCAGCCTTCACGGCGCGGCGCTGCTCGCGGCCGGCAAGCATCTGGAGGGAACGACGGTGGATGCCATGGTCTCCGCCACCACCGACACCCTCTGGGCAGGCATGGCTGCGGGTGTGCCGGCCGCGAAAATCAC